The window catgaagaagaaaatgcaccacatacacaaggagttgcattcatgctgtccaaacaagtacaaaatgcacttataggatgggaatctcatgggccaaggatcatcaaagcctcgtttaaaacaaagaaagagggcatttcaatgaacatcacatccaatgctatgcgcctaccaacgactacaatgaagacgctaaagatcaattctacaatagactgcagtcaatagtcgaaaagtgcccaacaaaggacctgaccattctgatgggagatttcaacgccaaggttggaacggacaacactggatatgaagacatcatgggacgacacggactgggagaaagaaacgaaaatggtgagagatttgcaaatctatgtgccttcaataagctggtcataggcggcaccatattcccacataaacgcatacacaaaaccacatggacttcaccggatcactctacacaaaaccaaatcgaccatatttgcatcaacaaaacgttcaggaggactatagaggacgtgagaaccaagagaggagctgatatagcatcagatcatcacttactggtcgccaagatgaaattgaaactcaagaagcactggacaacggggcagacagtatcacaaaagttcaatacggcctttcttcaggatactaacaaactcaacgaattcaagatagtcctcagcaataagttccaggcctttcatgatctactcaatggagaaggaactactgcggagagcaactggaaggggatcaaagaggcaatcacttcaacatgtcatgaggtcctgggccacaagaagcaccaccacaaggaatggatcactgttgatacactggataagattctagaaaggaggaacaagaaggcagcgatcaataccagccgaacaagagcaaaaaaagccaaggcacaagctgaatacacaaaaataaacaaacaagtgaagaggagcatcagaaccgacaaacgtaaatatgtggaagatttagcaacgacggcggaaaaggctgcaagagaaggaaacatgagacaattgtatgacacgacaaagaaactcgctggaaatcgccgcaaaccagaacgaccagtgaaaagcaaggaaggcgaggtaatcatcaacattgaagagcaacaaaacaggtgggtagaacacttcaaggaactgttgaatcgaccagctccactgaacccacccaacatcgaagcagcacccacggacctcccaatcaatgttggcctaccaacaattgaagaaatcagcatggccatcagacaaatcaagagtggcaaagcagcaggaccggacaacatcccagcagaggcactaaaagcagacgtagcggcaactgcaaggatactccacattctcttcaataagatttgggatgaggaacaagtatcaacagactggaaagaaggactactgatcaaaataccgaagaaaggcgatctctgCAAGTGTgttaactacaggggcatcactcttctctcaataccgggaaaagtcttcaacagggtattgttaaacaggatgaaggactgcgtagacgcccaacttcgtgaccaacaggcaggattccgtaaggatagatcgtgtacagaccaaatcacaactctacggatcattgtggaacaatcaattgaatggaattcatcactctacatcaacttcattgactacgaaaaggcatttgatagcgtggacagaacaacactatggaaacttcttcgacactacggcgtgcctcagaagatagtcaatatcatacaggactcatatgatggattacactgcgaaatcgtgcatggaggacagttgacaaagtcgttcaaagtgaagaccggtgttaggcaaggttgcttactctcaccctttctctttctcctggtgatcgactggatcatgaagacgtcaacgtctgaagggaagtgagggatacaatggacatctaagatgcagttggatgatctagacttcgcagacgatctggcccttctatcccaaacgcaacaacagatgcaggagaagacaaacagtgtggcagcagcctcagcagcaataggtctcaatatacataaagggaaaagcaggattctccgatacaacacagaatgcaccaatccaatcacaattgacggagaagatttgaaagatgtaaaaacctttacgtatttgggcagcatcattgatgaacagggtggatctgatgcagatgtgaaggcgcggatcggaaaagcaagagcagcatatttacaactgaggaacatctggaactcaaagcaactgtcaaccaacaccaaggtcaggattttcaatacaaatgtcaagacagttctactgtatggggcagaaacctggagaactacgaaagccatcatccagaaaatacaggtgtttattaacaattgtctacgcaaaatacttcagatccattggccggacactactagcaacaaccaactgtgggagcgaacaaaccagatcccagtggaggaagaaatcaggaagaagcgctggaagtggataggacacacattgaggaaagcacccaactgcgtcacaagacaagccctcacatggaatcctgaaggtcaaaggaaaagaggaagaccaaagaacacattacgccgagaaatggagatagacatgagaaaaatgaacaagaattggatggaactagaaaagaaggcccaggacagagtgggttggagaatgctggtcagcggcctatgctccattgggagtagcaggcgtaagtaagtaagtaagtaagtaattatgttAGATCTTGGAAATTTGAAAGTGTAGCAATAGGTTGACTGACCGACCCATTACATTACAGATTGAAATCCAGTTGTTTCAAATTCCGATACCGATAAGCAAATTTTTTACTGGCTAACCGGATCGAAGGATAACtgtacactatatatatatgtatcctttAGGACCTTAGGTCACTCTTTCACGAATGGGCTGTACCTTATTCCTTAGAAAAGGGGACCACATCTTAGACAATCGCATGGGCTTATTATTTGACGTGACACAGGATAGATCGTATGATGTTAACGAAATATACATGCCACTAACCCTCGTATACAATTCACGTCAGAGAATAACAGAGTAAATAGGTCACATACGAGGAtaaattttgaatacataaatgttATACAGTTCTACTACACGAAGCTGGAACGTAaggaactactacaaccatcatcaaaaagtaaaagtatttataaaccatcgtctacgcaaaatactcaatgtccgttgtatggatactatcaacaacaacctactgtggtagagaacaaaacAGCTTCCAACCgaaaaagaaattaagaaaagacgctggaagtggataggacatatattgcgaaaatcatcaaactggatcacgaggcaagccctaacttggaatcttgaaggcgAAGGGAAAAGAAAACCCGAAAATATGTTGTATCGGGAAATGGAGGCAGATATCAGGGTAATTAATAAACATGTTCGTTATGAAAAGGCGTGAAATCAAAGAATGATTAACAGGAAAAACTGAAAGTCAACATATACACCGCTCACTCACCTGTAGCCGTTAGGCTGTCACCACGACAATAAGTGAAACGTAATTCTTTCGGTTTAAGATTTCCAATTCTCACTAAATCTGCATCAGTCAAATGATGTTGTCGGTGAAGATGAATGACTCGCCATAATGAACGATCCATTGAAAGTCTGGACAAATGTCGACAAGTTTGAGCAACCCGTACACGATCTACTGGACTTAAATATCGTAGTACTTCAAGCCATAATTCATCGGGCAACAGTAGCCAGTTTGATGTAATAAACTCATTTTTAGGTTCGCTAATTTTATTAGTATGAACATGTGTTGGAATTCCCTGAATAAAGGTTGACAAATAAAAGTGGTTATAGATTTACTTTACAAGTTAAATTAAACAATCTTCGACACAGGAAAAATCTATGCGGATTGCCGTAAAACTTAAAGTTTCAAGGCATACTTCTGAATAAGCATTTTTAATGACAGATACAGCTATAATACATCTCTATTGACGGAATTAAATACATTTTGGAAGTTAAACAGTAGGAGactaattatgtttatttaattaagtAGGTTGTGAGGATTTTTACTGTGATAAGATGGTTTCTGTTACGGAATGACATCAGCAAGCGAACCAATGAAGCCACAGAATGTGGGTTCAAAAACTGATGGCACAGTAAATatgtactgttgaggagtcccaatCTGTAACTAAACGATTATGTTCATGTTTATAAAACTGACTTTATGTAAAGATCTGAGTGATATAATCACTGGTAAGACTTAAATAATTATGGTTTACTATCACCTAATGACACTAACTGGTTGGCTAAACTGTGAGGTCGTTCACAATTACATCACCTATATATTTTAAGTGGTTATTTGATGTATTTCATTTAGTGGatatttatttaagaaaataaagTTTTAGAAACCACAAGAAAGCATATCACTAGATGTAAATAGGTAAAAAACATTTATCGAGATCTAAGGCAATCtcttttattttaatcataaaataataCCTCTTTCAGTATACTAGCGACTGGACTGTTTGTTGTTGTACCATCCATGCAAACACTAAGGCTCTTCGATATATAACGACGATTACGTCTTGGTGGGTGATGATGACAACGATATGACTTGGCATGTGTATCATTCCATTCTGAACGATTGTCTGGAGATGATCCAGTAGTGTTGTTCGATTTGACCTTTTGACTACATGACTTACTGTTTGAACACGGAAGAGGTGACTGCTGAGATTTGTCTGGTTGACTGTTTGAATTTAGTTTCCTGCAAGTAAGGACAAGACATTTGTTGATATTCAAGGAAAAACGGTAGTGCATTAATTTTCATAGTCGTCTTAGCAATTACCGTAAGGGTTGTGAATAAAATTGTATAATCGGGACAAAATACAATCTGAACTGTCACCTACACATACACCAACCTAATTAGACTTCAGAATCCTTATATATCAAAGCTTTTCTTTTAAGCTTTGAGAAATCCTTATCCATCAACAGATCATCTGTACTTAGTGCACTAAGTCTAACTTTAGCACTACTCACTCGGTGGTTTCACTAAACACGAACAATGCTTCGGAGATATCTATGaacaaataatagtaatatgttTTCTACTTCTTTTGGGATTACACGAGAAAAAATGGAGTATTGTTTCTCAACAACACTACAACATATAGAGAGACTATTGGTGACTAGCCACATGCAGTTATTTCTATATTCACTAGTAATGAGGCAAGATAAAACAAACTAAGATGCACAGATTTTGGCCTATTCACATGACTGAGTGAATGTGACAAAATGTAAGAAAACAGTTTTCAGTTGATTAGAACTGGAAAATAAATGCggatatttaaaatgaatgatgTAGGCTACTTCGAAGAGAAATATGAAAATTGGTTTAATGTAAATGACTTCAATATTGTTTTTTCACAAAAAACAATATACACATatcatcaaatgagatttgtgtggcgcatatgtatttggtgcctcctcgtaccaatagctatatgttaaaataaataaataatcaatattgtttAGTATAGAAGAATTCGTAACATTAAAATAGATGTTTGAAAACTTACATATTTGTATTACATTCAAGCTGAACAGAAGCAACATTTCCTTGACTATATGATGCTCTTAAATATGCAGCAGGTCTAAAATAAATGAGCCGAATTAATGCGCTTTTAAAATTACTAATGTATATGAATatctatttcaataaaatttaatgaaGACATTAAAAGACCAAGTTCAAGGGATCATAATTTGAAGTGAATATATACTTGGTAACGTATACTTTATATTTACTTGACCTtcttaaatttatatataaagaTATTTGATCCGAAGGCTTGAAATACATAGTGCACAAATACACTACGTTTTTTTGGGTCGACTTTCAATTTCTACGACACTCGAAATATAACCAGTACAATCGTGATCTTAATAAGTAATTTGTAGAACCAGATGCACATCAACCGTTAATGTTTCGCAAATTATTTGGTTTTACTGTAATTGGGTTTTTATAATTATGGAGAGATATTTCTTACTTCCATCTCTTTCATCTAATGTTCCTTGAGAGTATGACAGATTGTGGGATCCACCACACACCAATAAACGGGACTGGTAAATCTAACACTATATGATACTCTAATTTTTATTGCACGTGACAACATTGATTGAGAAATGAGGTGTAAGTACTTAATCTAGTACAATGATCTTTTAAAGTACGCCCAGTCGACAAAAATCCTGATACATATGTGCATTGGTTTAATTTGCCATATCCCATGTACTAACATATAAGTAAAcgatattattttctattagaTCTTCGTCAGGCTTCACTCTGATCTagagtaatatttatatggatgtataaaaatattaaaccaatcaataaaGTTTATAAGTTACTGATAACAACGAAATAGATCACTGTTTTATAATCAGAAGTAGGTCAACAACTTGGAAAAATAGACACTGAAATaagataattattaaaattgaataataagGAATCAAATAATTAGACAGAGAACAAATTTGAAAAATGAGTGAGGAGAAATAAACGGTCTGGGCACccaagcagtatcacagcccacataaaaatcaagtgacttgtgtagcgcatatgtattcgatgcccctttatactaatatttatgttcagaaggggtttgtggagatttttagaaattttcacagattgaaatcatgagtcagttgaagctagaccaccattgaaaacctggaagcactggacggccgtttcgtcctagcatgggactcctcagcagtgcgcatccacgatccctcaccacgtggggctcgaacccaggacctactggcttcgcgcgcgagcacttaaccattagaccactgagccgacatccaacggtgttaatgtctaacttcaaacaatccacgaagttgcgccaccatataccattgccttcagtgagctgatatctcacaacagacctggttgtactccactggtaacggcttcccactagaactccaggagtacctcttgaagtcagtcactagtgaacagatgattattatcagaaggggtttgtggagatttttagaaattttcacagattgaaatcatgagtcagttgaagctagtaatagtaataaatcaTAAGTAAGATTACTTTCTAAACCTGATTCGGTCATGAAAGAGATcagttacaaatttcttatgaatacaAACAAATCCCTACACTTTCCGATCAATGGAAGAGACGAGGTCGATAAACATAAGTAGTACGTATCCGATAAATGACTAAACGATTTATTCCTATCCACTAATAAATCGCTATCCAAAAAAATTTGATAGAACGGAGCCCCGTATTGTCTCGGTCATATTCCTTCTCCAATATAGATTACTATGCAGGAACAGttgaattcgtagatacacatagatgtgGCATGCATAACCAGATGGCTTATAATTGAATAACCACCATAGGTCGGCTAGAAAATGGCAGATAGATGTTAGGTGCGTAGAAAGTCCTCTTCGCTGCTTTAGTCTATCTCGTAGTACATTACTACTCATATCTCCCAGATTTCCTGGTATGGCTGAGGGTGGAGAGAggtcgccctccctctcgaaatgctctcacatggccacgcgtatacagccactgccagggaagtcacTGTATTCTCGCGtcggaggtgttgtttacgaaaccgagaggacgaaaagtgaatgtccggcgctttaactgggttagtGGACGCGGAGGATCCACAgaagggagttgaaaaaccttgGTTGCAAACCAACGGtacacatgggttccaggatcctgagggaacaaatggcatatgaaccgaTTACTGGTCACTGACTACCataagactgcatctcctgacgtttccccactgccttgtggatcagacctttaggtcgaaggctctcagtgtgtcccctaagaaaaccacttgcttcggtttgggcacctcggtactatcacagcccacacacaaaagtgacttgtgtggcgcatatgtatctggtgcccctctgcaccgatatttatgtgttcaaataaataattatatctcCAAAACTTCGCTTCAAGAAGAGTGGTAACCTAATCAACCGTCGATATCACTCCTTTCTGTTCACCATATGTATATATTCCTTCAAGAATCTTTGTGGGTTACCCACAAGgccttcagtcagtcagtaatcaTCAGAAGAGCCTGTCAGAGATGTGAGACGCCCAAAGTTGTCATAACACATGAGTACGATGGGATGGAAATAACGACGTAAATACTGAAAAAGGTCAAGTTAATTTCTGAACTTCTGGCAATAAATTCTCATTTGCACTGAGACGGGCATTAGTATCAAAGCAGAGTTCCAAAGTAAGTCCTCATCAAGCTGTATCGCTGAGATATTATAACTAGAGGGTAAAACGaatgttttcaataaatatcaATTGTAATTTCATAATTACTGGGAATAATAAGTGATTGACGACAACTAGTAAAAAAAAGCCCATATTTTTAGTAGTGTATGAATTCGTGCTTTTCAAAATCACATAACCTAAGGTACGAGTAAGCTTAACTGACTCAAAAACTCAAAAGTTTCATGCCACcaaaaataatttatccatGTAGGCAAATAGCCAAGCATTCAATAACACTAGGAGCAGAAACAGTAAAAAACCTATTTTAAAAGTGAAATACTTGACAATAAACTTGTTTCTAAATCATGATTTGATCTGGAGGATAAGTTATTCTAATATTATAAAGATAATGGCAAAATTATTGTGAATGTAAACACTAAATAATGTGATTTAACTCACTTCTTTTTTAATACTGCAGGATCATGTGCTGACCAGGCTGTTCTAGATGACTGCCAATTAGGATTGGGTTGCAATTTTGATGAATGAGTACCACCGTTATTATTATCTTCAAAATCTGAACTAAAACTACGGGCACGACAGATGGCTGGATTTTGAATAGAAGTAGGATTATTAAGCTGAGTTCTGGAACATTCAGATGGGTGTTTACGACGACAATATCCACCACGCATGCGAACACCTTTGCGTGATGCTGAAGGACTTTTACTGGCTGAGGGAATCATTTCTTGGTATTGCCATGGCTGGTATAATGCTGACTTAGGAGGAATATTAGTGCTAGCTGAAACCGAAATTTGTGTTTCCCTCAAAAGGTCGGCTACAATCTGTGACGCTGAAGAATTATTCCACCAATTATCTGAAAATGTATACTGGCCTTGGGAAGTGtttatcaataaattcattGGTGAAGTATTGGTAGTTAGATGATAACTGGAAGGGATACTGTTAGCATGATATACATTTTCCAAGCTACTATGATCATTTGTTAATTTATTCTGCATGCCTGGACCAGATGTACGACGATGACGGTAATCAGAAACATTGGTAAATAGATGAGAAAACTGACTGCAACTTTTATCATCATTAAAATGTTTAGAATTCCATAGTATGGATTGAGTAAAACCATTTTCTTTAGGATACAACAATTTGAAGTTGCTAGGATCAGTGTATTCGTTATTATTTACAACTTGATACTGTTTTTGGTCAGCGGAGGCATTCTGCAAAATCCCAAAGTTTTTATATCTCGAAAATGAAGGGTCAACCGGTACACAAAAAGGAATGTTTGCTTTGTTATGACGTAGTTGATCAAACTGCTTTGATGGTGAGAATGATGAATTGCTCCACTCTGAATTCTGTGCATTTAGATTTCCTGGTGAGAATGCTGACGCTAAACAAGATGGTAAAGAAAACGCTACATCTGTAGCGACGGGTAATATTGGATGACATGGATAAGCAACTAAATTGGGCGAGTGTGTAGCATTCTCACAAGACATATTGAAACTAATGGGTACACTTGAAGAAATATTAGATAAAGGGTTACTCGAATCCATCATATTAGTCTGTGTCTTTGAAACTTCATTTGAGATGAATTTTGGTTCACCTGGAGAACATACTTCTGCGCCAATTAGTAGCTCTCCGCAGCTGGAGCACCAGTTGTTGTCTTTAGAATAAAAACTGTTGCACTTAGGACACGTGAACGTTTTCCTACCAGACATGTGCTTCTGTGTGAAATCTTGTGAATCAT of the Schistosoma haematobium chromosome 4, whole genome shotgun sequence genome contains:
- a CDS encoding hypothetical protein (EggNog:ENOG410VHAZ~COG:S); this translates as MDGNLSVLYPDCNILPFDSVNDNLMNYPRSYSNSCGLTSSAYLNEFQNVKDDSQDFTQKHMSGRKTFTCPKCNSFYSKDNNWCSSCGELLIGAEVCSPGEPKFISNEVSKTQTNMMDSSNPLSNISSSVPISFNMSCENATHSPNLVAYPCHPILPVATDVAFSLPSCLASAFSPGNLNAQNSEWSNSSFSPSKQFDQLRHNKANIPFCVPVDPSFSRYKNFGILQNASADQKQYQVVNNNEYTDPSNFKLLYPKENGFTQSILWNSKHFNDDKSCSQFSHLFTNVSDYRHRRTSGPGMQNKLTNDHSSLENVYHANSIPSSYHLTTNTSPMNLLINTSQGQYTFSDNWWNNSSASQIVADLLRETQISVSASTNIPPKSALYQPWQYQEMIPSASKSPSASRKGVRMRGGYCRRKHPSECSRTQLNNPTSIQNPAICRARSFSSDFEDNNNGGTHSSKLQPNPNWQSSRTAWSAHDPAVLKKKPAAYLRASYSQGNVASVQLECNTNMKLNSNSQPDKSQQSPLPCSNSKSCSQKVKSNNTTGSSPDNRSEWNDTHAKSYRCHHHPPRRNRRYISKSLSVCMDGTTTNSPVASILKEVLFYD
- a CDS encoding hypothetical protein (EggNog:ENOG410VHAZ~COG:S) is translated as MDGNLSVLYPDCNILPFDSVNDNLMNYPRSYSNSCGLTSSAYLNEFQNVKDDSQDFTQKHMSGRKTFTCPKCNSFYSKDNNWCSSCGELLIGAEVCSPGEPKFISNEVSKTQTNMMDSSNPLSNISSSVPISFNMSCENATHSPNLVAYPCHPILPVATDVAFSLPSCLASAFSPGNLNAQNSEWSNSSFSPSKQFDQLRHNKANIPFCVPVDPSFSRYKNFGILQNASADQKQYQVVNNNEYTDPSNFKLLYPKENGFTQSILWNSKHFNDDKSCSQFSHLFTNVSDYRHRRTSGPGMQNKLTNDHSSLENVYHANSIPSSYHLTTNTSPMNLLINTSQGQYTFSDNWWNNSSASQIVADLLRETQISVSASTNIPPKSALYQPWQYQEMIPSASKSPSASRKGVRMRGGYCRRKHPSECSRTQLNNPTSIQNPAICRARSFSSDFEDNNNGGTHSSKLQPNPNWQSSRTAWSAHDPAVLKKKPAAYLRASYSQGNVASVQLECNTNMKLNSNSQPDKSQQSPLPCSNSKSCSQKVKSNNTTGSSPDNRSEWNDTHAKSYRCHHHPPRRNRRYISKSLSVCMDGTTTNSPVASILKEGIPTHVHTNKISEPKNEFITSNWLLLPDELWLEVLRYLSPVDRVRVAQTCRHLSRLSMDRSLWRVIHLHRQHHLTDADLVRIGNLKPKELRFTYCRGDSLTATGLKRMFLVCGPGLQKLSLIGCTKGPFDQDLPLRIVADHCHNLQHVNASYTQSVRDQTVIALAKSATHLISVKLNGAQQISNAAIQQLVHYHQNTLERLELFGCFRLNSSILALLGQCQELRALAFGHLHHLSSDGLLELVSKLPHLSSLDLRGTQTFSDDNNLSQLAAKCPHLEEVVLANMHSLKRETGIAQMLRRLPRLRVLDLCGLAAVGDLTMEVLATSCPQLEELDVSCTSVTQKGLFHLTNAPAVCLKCLRISHCREITSDVLEKLIEACPKLTLLYAYGFVSINDWGFLQKIRPSLLVEKGI